A single Asterias rubens chromosome 13, eAstRub1.3, whole genome shotgun sequence DNA region contains:
- the LOC117298400 gene encoding laccase-15-like, with amino-acid sequence MASSRFALDAILKTSLMYFILLRIGVDSRTDAHECFRTCEWPPNPMICRYEFTVEWYYSMSTSCFDCPYNRTDCTRPQCIPINGVPRGIVTINRQFPGPSIQVCEFDTIEVKVNNEMVNAESIAIHWHGIHQRGTPYMDGVPLVTQCPIPYRSSFTYRFQAETVGTHFWHAHGGQARANGAVGSLIIRQAAPAEIHSQLYDYDLHEHVIIVQDWINQLMIDRITKINYGVLDLLPDSLLINGKGRYREFIEASSNLSVYTPREVFHVQRGKRYRVRTIDNGLLECLLEMSIDHHNLTIIASDGAPIQPVEAGAYGMTTGERFDFILDASAEIGKYWMRIKGRGCPGPGFEELALLVYEGAAGLPDPPEIEQPYPLEVIVNPFNRKSSEFVKNIMDLSAAVNGTEQVPVPEADETHYMVTDLELVNNNDYNHPVYNPAFGVKGDLSTFRGVPSPQINRVSFKLPSSPLLTQYQDLSEFEMCSTKSVLAHHQERCKNEHCQCTQVLHVELGKVVEIVLVDQGNFKLAHPMHIHGYRFQVVAQGKLGEKTTLDEVKRQDKAGNITRRTHNVPHKDTVFPIYGGYVIVRFVADNPGWWLFHCHVSPHVTAGMTMVIRVGSDKDLPPVPRNFPRCGGDWHQDDIGSTVPIKPAPVPNSACYNGRYPMLSLAVAGCAVSTIIGMLV; translated from the exons ATGGCGTCCTCACGCTTTGCACtcgacgccatcttgaaaacatCGTTGATGTACTTTATCCTGCTACGTATTGGAGTTGATTCTCGCACCGACG CTCACGAATGTTTCCGAACATGCGAGTGGCCACCGAACCCAATGATCTGCCGCTATGAGTTTACTGTGGAGTGGTATTACAGCATGTCCACATCGTGTTTCGACTGTCCGTACAACAGGACCGACTGCACTAGACCGCAATGTATACCCATTAATGGAGTGCCTCGTGGAATTGTCACAATCAATAGGCAGTTTCCCGGACCGAGTATTCAA GTGTGTGAGTTTGACACCATCGAGGTCAAAGTCAACAATGAAATGGTCAACGCAGAAAGTATCGCCATTCACTGGCACGGCATTCACCAACGAGGAACACCCTACATGGACGGTGTTCCGCTAGTCACACAATGTCCCATACCCTATCGCTCGAGCTTCACCTACCGTTTCCAAGCCGAAACGGTCGGTACTCATTTCTGGCACGCACACGGCGGGCAAGCCCGTGCCAATGGTGCCGTGGGATCTCTTATCATACGGCAAGCCGCTCCTGCCGAAATACACAGCCAGCTGTACGATTATGATTTGCACGAACATGTGATAATCGTGCAGGATTGGATCAATCAATTGATGATTGATAGAATCACCAAGATCAACTATGGTGTCCTAGACCTCTTACCAGATTCTCTTTTGATTAATGGAAAAG gtagaTACCGCGAATTCATCGAAGCGTCTTCCAACCTGAGCGTCTATACGCCCCGAGAGGTCTTCCACGTCCAGAGGGGCAAGAGATACAGAGTTCGCACCATTGACAATGGCCTGTTGGAGTGTTTGTTGGAGATGTCCATTGACCATCACAATCTGACAATCATCGCCAGCGATGGGGCTCCCATTCAACCGGTCGAAGCCGGGGCGTACGGTATGACAACCGGTGAAAGATTTGACTTTATCTTAGACGCCAGTGCCGAGATTGGAAAGTACTGGATGCGGATTAAGGGGCGTGGCTGCCCCGGCCCCGGCTTCGAAGAACTGGCTCTTCTCGTCTATGAGGGAGCAGCGGGCCTACCTGACCCACCGGAAATAGAACAGCCTTATCCATTAGAAGTCATAGTGAACCCTTTCAATAGGAAGAGCTCTGAGTTCGTGAAGAATATAATGGACTTAAGCGCAGCAG TGAACGGCACTGAGCAAGTTCCTGTTCCAGAGGCAGATGAAACTCACTACATGGTTACTGATCTTGAACTGGTCAACAATAACGACTACAACCATCCCGTGTACAATCCAGCCTTTGGGGTCAAAGGTGATCTTTCAACCTTTAGAGGAGTCCCATCACCGCAGATAAACCGCGTTTCGTTCAAGCTTCCATCATCGCCGCTTCTCACGCAGTACCAAGATTTGTCTGAATTTGAAATGTGCAGCACGAAGAGTGTGTTGGCGCATCATCAGGAACGCTGTAAGAATGAGCACTGTCAGTGTACACAGGTTCTTCATGTCGAGCTCGGGAAG GTTGTTGAAATAGTACTTGTTGACCAGGGTAATTTTAAATTGGCTCATCCGATGCACATTCACGGCTATAGATTCCAAGTAGTGGCCCAAGGTAAGCTGGGAGAGAAGACGACACTTGACGAGGTCAAGCGACAAGATAAAGCAG gCAACATCACTCGCCGCACTCATAATGTACCCCACAAGGACACAGTATTCCCGATATATGGTGGGTACGTCATTGTACGTTTCGTGGCAGATAACCCAGGATGGTGGCTGTTTCATTGTCATGTATCACCCCACGTCACG GCTGGCATGACGATGGTTATTCGAGTTGGTTCGGATAAAGACCTACCACCAGTTCCACGTAATTTCCCTCGATGTGGCGGTGACTGGCACCAAGATGATATCGGGTCCACTGTTCCTATTAAACCTGCCCCCGTCCCGAATTCTGCTTGTTATAATGGAAGATACCCGATGTTGTCACTCGCTGTGGCAGGCTGTGCTGTGTCTACCATTATCGGGATgttggtttaa